In a single window of the Myxococcus fulvus genome:
- a CDS encoding RCC1 domain-containing protein: MKFRACVLVLAAVWLAACGSDVETTPGVPVAPYVQLHSHVSGASAESAAVKLRGSVSAPGRLAELTARLNGGEPRAVEFQTSTPTSASFTLELTLVEGDNEIILAAVDQTGARTERTVALRFDEAPVVQVRSPREGVATTVRRMHVEFAATDNVAVTALAYTLNDGTEQALALPATAGEPVSFEVTPRAGRNTVVLHARDAAGNEAEQTVSFHFGQIASAGGLHSGALKNGRVYTWGRNNRGQLGLGDDVRTDQTQPQPVPGLENATAIAFNQNFAMALTADGSVWSWGENNDSQLGLSTPPSGETPSTPDITPRYVATKIPNLTGAVSVANGFRHALILMEDGTVQSFGNNANGQLGDGTTVARGYPMPVQGLTNVVKVLGGSMHSVALKADGTVWVWGRNDYGNLGTGVVDGDSHPLPHQVPGIADVVDIANGRDHILAVHKDGTVSAWGLDASGQLGAGVLSPGGESATPLKVKGVTDATAVFANGNYSFARRADGSLLGWGSNWNGQLGIGLKETEELEARASSGTLTPLTAMGMGATHVIAVREDGSVFAWGWNLNGSLGPDGVIDRWSYTDPIPVPLP, translated from the coding sequence ATGAAGTTCCGAGCCTGTGTCCTCGTGCTGGCGGCCGTGTGGCTGGCGGCGTGTGGGTCGGATGTGGAGACCACGCCCGGCGTGCCCGTGGCGCCGTACGTCCAGCTGCACTCCCACGTCTCCGGGGCCAGCGCCGAGAGCGCGGCGGTGAAGCTGCGAGGCTCGGTGAGCGCGCCGGGCAGGCTCGCGGAGCTCACGGCGCGGCTCAACGGCGGCGAGCCCCGCGCGGTGGAGTTCCAGACGAGCACGCCCACCAGCGCGAGCTTCACGCTGGAGCTCACCCTGGTGGAGGGTGACAACGAAATCATCCTGGCCGCGGTGGACCAGACGGGCGCGCGCACGGAGCGCACGGTGGCCCTGCGCTTCGACGAGGCGCCGGTGGTCCAGGTGCGCTCGCCCCGCGAGGGCGTGGCCACCACGGTGCGCCGGATGCACGTGGAGTTCGCGGCCACGGACAACGTGGCGGTGACGGCGCTGGCGTACACGCTCAACGACGGCACGGAGCAGGCGCTCGCGCTGCCGGCCACCGCGGGCGAGCCGGTGTCCTTCGAGGTCACGCCGCGCGCCGGCCGCAACACGGTGGTGCTGCACGCCCGGGACGCGGCGGGCAACGAGGCGGAGCAGACGGTGTCGTTCCACTTCGGCCAGATTGCCTCGGCCGGCGGCCTGCACAGCGGCGCGCTCAAGAACGGCCGCGTCTACACGTGGGGCCGCAACAACCGGGGCCAGCTGGGCCTGGGGGACGACGTGCGCACGGACCAGACCCAGCCCCAGCCGGTGCCGGGCCTGGAGAACGCGACGGCCATCGCCTTCAACCAGAACTTCGCCATGGCGCTGACGGCCGACGGCAGCGTGTGGTCCTGGGGCGAGAACAACGACAGCCAGCTGGGCCTGTCCACCCCGCCCTCGGGCGAGACGCCGAGCACCCCCGACATCACCCCGCGCTACGTGGCGACGAAGATTCCCAACCTGACGGGCGCGGTGTCCGTGGCGAACGGCTTCCGGCACGCGCTCATCCTGATGGAGGACGGCACGGTGCAGAGCTTCGGCAACAACGCCAACGGCCAGCTGGGCGACGGCACCACCGTGGCGCGCGGCTACCCGATGCCGGTGCAGGGCCTGACGAACGTGGTGAAGGTGCTGGGCGGCTCCATGCACTCGGTGGCGCTCAAGGCCGACGGCACCGTCTGGGTGTGGGGCCGCAACGACTACGGCAACCTGGGCACGGGCGTGGTCGACGGTGACAGCCACCCGCTGCCCCACCAGGTCCCCGGAATCGCCGACGTGGTGGACATCGCCAACGGCCGCGACCACATCCTCGCGGTGCACAAGGACGGCACCGTGTCCGCGTGGGGCCTGGACGCCAGCGGACAGCTGGGCGCGGGCGTGCTCAGCCCGGGCGGCGAGAGCGCCACCCCGCTGAAGGTGAAGGGCGTCACCGACGCGACGGCCGTGTTCGCCAACGGCAACTACAGCTTCGCGCGCCGCGCGGACGGCTCGCTGCTGGGCTGGGGCTCGAACTGGAACGGCCAGCTGGGCATCGGCCTCAAGGAGACTGAAGAGCTGGAGGCGCGGGCCTCCTCCGGGACGCTGACGCCGCTGACGGCCATGGGCATGGGCGCCACCCACGTCATCGCCGTGCGCGAGGACGGCTCCGTGTTCGCCTGGGGCTGGAACCTCAACGGCTCGCTCGGCCCGGACGGCGTCATCGACCGCTGGTCCTACACCGACCCCATCCCGGTCCCCCTGCCGTGA
- a CDS encoding HEAT repeat domain-containing protein: MTSSAVGASPLFLSAEDRAQVDAVEQLARGGADNLPRLVAGLDTPSWAVRRAVVAALARMGTQAVPPLCEVLRSRRDSEARLAAAVEALVASTGAVEESLEVLADNPVAAIVCDAAQVLGRRRSRRSVPLLARLTVHPDDNVAVAAIEALGRIGGGAAVDALLAALGSGNFFRIFPAIDVLGRCGDPTVVPALLGLLADPFYSLEAARALGRTGQDAAVPALVGLLRRGNDSLVRVVAVALVDIHEAQVQRFGGARAVQAALRSGGDLSVLGRKLAQAISTADSAERAALARLLGWIGGQDAAAGLLRLLDAPDPTVARAAAAALAELGSDADEQILHALRDGDSARRRVLLPLVGRRVASVPEVLVCLEDRDASVRAMAADTLSRIGDPSAVGALFERLVDDDPRVVQAATGAIQSLGSDDTEALAMQAARSPDARLRRAALRIISYFGYPRGLEVLLSAMRDSDERLRDAAIYGLPFIEDPRAVDALLTAATHESERTRAAAMRALGQTQKEARITSMLLGGLNDRDPWVRYYACQSLGKLNEEAAADAIVALADDDAGQVRVAVVDALAHMHTESAMTALRRAAASADADVRRAALLGLGVARRQDALPVLLEASSSEDAATRLVALSAVAEYEAPETLPALLRAASDRDDSVRSAAVGFLATRPGIPSTQALVSLLGDLTVRERVVSALALPMEGRLPGLLAALDAADEVTAPLLVAALARMRRADARAGLLQALETASPAGRRAVVPAVGALGTVEARDALERASLRDDDQEVRRACLVALGR, from the coding sequence ATGACGTCTTCGGCGGTGGGCGCCTCGCCCCTGTTCCTCTCCGCGGAGGACCGGGCGCAGGTGGACGCGGTGGAGCAGCTGGCGCGCGGCGGCGCGGACAACCTGCCGCGGCTGGTGGCCGGGCTGGACACGCCGAGCTGGGCGGTGCGCCGCGCGGTCGTCGCGGCCCTGGCCCGCATGGGCACCCAGGCGGTGCCGCCCCTGTGCGAGGTGCTGAGGAGCCGCCGCGACAGCGAGGCGCGGCTGGCCGCGGCGGTGGAGGCGCTGGTGGCCTCCACGGGCGCGGTGGAGGAGTCGCTGGAGGTGCTGGCGGACAACCCCGTCGCCGCCATCGTCTGTGACGCCGCGCAGGTGCTGGGCCGCAGGCGCAGCCGGCGCTCGGTGCCGCTGCTCGCCCGGCTCACGGTGCACCCGGACGACAACGTCGCGGTGGCGGCGATTGAAGCGCTGGGCCGCATCGGCGGCGGCGCGGCGGTGGACGCGCTCCTGGCGGCCCTGGGCAGCGGCAACTTCTTCCGCATCTTCCCCGCCATCGACGTGCTGGGCCGCTGCGGCGACCCGACGGTGGTGCCCGCGCTCCTGGGCCTGCTCGCGGACCCCTTCTATTCGCTGGAGGCCGCCCGCGCGCTGGGCCGCACGGGCCAGGACGCGGCGGTGCCCGCGCTGGTGGGGCTGCTACGCCGGGGCAACGACAGCCTGGTGCGCGTGGTGGCGGTGGCGCTGGTGGACATCCACGAGGCGCAGGTGCAGCGCTTCGGCGGCGCGCGCGCGGTGCAGGCGGCGCTGCGCTCCGGCGGGGACCTGTCCGTGCTGGGCCGCAAGCTGGCGCAGGCCATCAGCACCGCGGACTCCGCGGAGCGCGCCGCGCTGGCGCGGCTGCTCGGCTGGATTGGTGGCCAGGACGCGGCGGCGGGGCTCTTGCGCCTGCTCGACGCGCCGGACCCGACGGTGGCGCGCGCGGCGGCGGCGGCCCTGGCGGAGCTGGGCTCGGACGCGGACGAGCAGATTCTCCACGCGCTGCGCGACGGGGACAGCGCCCGGCGCCGGGTGCTCTTGCCGCTGGTGGGGCGCCGCGTGGCGTCCGTGCCGGAGGTGCTGGTGTGCCTGGAGGACCGCGACGCGTCGGTGCGCGCCATGGCGGCGGACACGCTGTCGCGCATCGGCGACCCGTCCGCGGTGGGCGCGCTCTTCGAGCGCCTGGTGGACGACGACCCGCGCGTGGTGCAGGCGGCCACGGGCGCCATCCAGTCGCTGGGCAGCGACGACACGGAGGCGCTGGCGATGCAGGCGGCGCGCTCCCCGGACGCGCGGCTGCGCCGGGCGGCGCTGCGCATCATCTCCTACTTCGGCTATCCGCGCGGGCTGGAGGTGCTGCTGTCGGCCATGCGCGACTCGGACGAGCGGCTGCGCGACGCGGCCATCTACGGCCTGCCCTTCATCGAGGACCCGCGCGCGGTGGACGCGCTGCTCACGGCGGCCACGCACGAGTCGGAGCGCACGCGCGCGGCGGCCATGCGCGCCCTGGGACAGACGCAGAAGGAGGCCCGCATCACCAGCATGCTGCTGGGCGGCCTCAACGACCGCGACCCGTGGGTGCGCTACTACGCGTGCCAGTCGCTGGGGAAGCTCAACGAGGAGGCCGCCGCGGACGCCATCGTCGCGCTGGCGGACGACGACGCGGGCCAGGTGCGCGTGGCCGTGGTGGACGCGCTGGCCCACATGCACACGGAGAGCGCCATGACGGCGCTCCGGCGCGCGGCGGCCAGCGCGGACGCGGACGTGCGGCGCGCGGCGCTCCTGGGCCTGGGCGTGGCGCGCCGGCAGGACGCGCTGCCGGTGCTCCTGGAGGCCTCCTCGTCCGAGGACGCGGCCACGCGGCTGGTCGCCCTGTCCGCGGTGGCCGAGTACGAGGCCCCGGAGACCCTGCCCGCGCTCCTGCGCGCCGCCAGTGACCGGGACGACAGCGTGCGCAGCGCGGCGGTGGGCTTCCTGGCCACGCGGCCGGGCATCCCCTCCACCCAGGCGCTGGTGTCGCTCCTGGGGGATTTGACGGTGCGCGAGCGGGTGGTGAGCGCGCTGGCCCTGCCCATGGAGGGGCGGCTGCCAGGGCTGCTCGCCGCGCTGGACGCGGCGGACGAGGTGACGGCGCCCCTGCTGGTGGCGGCGCTGGCGCGCATGCGCCGGGCGGACGCGCGCGCGGGCCTGCTCCAGGCGCTGGAGACGGCCAGCCCCGCCGGACGCCGCGCGGTGGTGCCCGCCGTGGGGGCGCTGGGCACGGTGGAGGCGCGCGACGCGCTGGAGCGCGCCTCGCTCAGGGACGACGACCAGGAAGTGCGCCGCGCCTGTCTCGTGGCCCTGGGGCGGTGA
- a CDS encoding chemotaxis protein CheA — translation MTASVDLADFLPAYLAEVEELLDSAHRHLLAVEASARRGAAHPKAVRELFRALHTIKGLSAMVDVEPIVSISHWMETSLRQADQAGGRLPESSVEPLMEGLRAVEQRMRQLASGKPAAAVPSGLLERLEALEASEAAPGATRPVAVVLDETLALGAKLTPTEREQLTTTAGGRRPVRVDFIPGAERAAKGVTINSVRERLAALGELVKVVPLSGPVPGGGSLTFVLLLSTEAADGVLMDAAGGEPALVRPLAVEQAEVPVPAVGTPARLDGDLDEEPEELRRGGGTLRVEVSRLDEALERLAALVVNRSRLQRAVADLTAAGAPTRELRAILQENARQLRDMRAAILRLRMVRVGDVLERLPLLVRGLRRATGKAVRLELDVGDAELDKAVADRLMPALVHLVRNAVDHALESPEERRVLGKAPEGLVRLACHAQANGFVELLVRDDGRGVDGAAVAKRAGAPAPRSDDDVLELLCRPGFSTRESVTATSGRGMGMDIVRRIVVDQLGGELRMETRPGVGTTFRLRVPLTITLLDAIVFECAGARYAVAVSCVEELFEVDASRVVRPPGGRGVALVERRGQAVPLVWLERLLGQGTASAADTVPARALLVRQRGELVAFGVGRLLGQQEIVLRPLEDPLVKVPGVSGATDLGDGQPTLVLDLPTLGASRRQGGGGREERAT, via the coding sequence TTGACCGCTTCCGTGGACCTCGCGGACTTCCTCCCCGCCTATCTGGCGGAGGTGGAGGAGTTGCTCGACTCGGCGCACCGCCACCTGCTCGCGGTGGAGGCCAGCGCGCGTCGGGGCGCGGCCCACCCCAAGGCCGTGCGGGAGCTGTTCCGGGCGCTGCACACCATCAAGGGCCTGTCCGCCATGGTGGACGTGGAGCCCATCGTCTCCATCTCCCACTGGATGGAGACGTCCTTGCGTCAGGCGGACCAGGCCGGCGGCCGGCTCCCCGAGTCCAGCGTGGAGCCGCTGATGGAGGGCCTGCGCGCGGTGGAGCAGCGCATGCGTCAGCTCGCCTCCGGCAAGCCCGCGGCCGCGGTGCCCTCGGGGCTGTTGGAGCGGCTGGAGGCGCTGGAGGCCTCCGAGGCGGCGCCGGGGGCCACGCGGCCCGTCGCGGTGGTGCTCGACGAGACGCTGGCGCTCGGCGCCAAGCTGACGCCCACCGAGCGCGAGCAGCTCACCACCACCGCGGGCGGCCGCCGCCCCGTGCGGGTGGACTTCATCCCCGGCGCCGAGCGCGCCGCCAAGGGCGTCACCATCAACAGCGTGCGCGAGCGGCTGGCGGCGCTGGGGGAGCTGGTGAAGGTCGTCCCGCTGTCGGGGCCCGTGCCCGGGGGCGGCTCGCTCACCTTCGTGCTGCTGCTCAGCACCGAGGCCGCGGACGGCGTGTTGATGGACGCCGCCGGGGGCGAGCCCGCGCTGGTGCGCCCGCTGGCCGTCGAGCAGGCCGAGGTGCCCGTGCCCGCGGTGGGCACGCCGGCGCGGCTGGATGGGGACCTGGACGAGGAGCCGGAGGAGCTGCGGCGCGGGGGCGGCACCCTGCGGGTGGAGGTGTCCCGGCTGGACGAGGCGCTGGAGCGGCTGGCGGCGCTCGTGGTCAACCGCTCGCGGCTGCAGCGCGCGGTGGCGGACCTGACGGCGGCGGGCGCGCCCACGCGCGAGCTGCGCGCCATCCTCCAGGAGAACGCGCGCCAGCTGCGCGACATGCGCGCGGCGATTCTGCGGCTGCGCATGGTGCGCGTGGGGGACGTGCTGGAGCGGCTGCCCTTGCTGGTGCGCGGGCTGCGCCGGGCCACGGGCAAGGCGGTGCGGCTGGAGCTGGACGTGGGCGACGCGGAGCTGGACAAGGCGGTGGCGGACCGGCTCATGCCCGCGCTGGTGCACCTGGTGCGCAACGCGGTGGACCACGCCCTGGAGTCGCCCGAGGAGCGCCGCGTGCTGGGCAAGGCCCCGGAGGGGCTGGTGCGCCTGGCGTGCCACGCCCAGGCCAACGGCTTCGTGGAGCTGCTCGTGCGCGACGACGGGCGCGGCGTGGACGGGGCGGCGGTGGCGAAGCGCGCGGGCGCGCCGGCCCCGCGCTCGGACGATGACGTGCTGGAGCTGCTCTGCCGGCCGGGCTTCTCCACGCGCGAGTCGGTCACCGCCACCAGCGGGCGCGGCATGGGCATGGACATCGTCCGGCGCATCGTCGTGGACCAGCTGGGCGGGGAGCTGCGCATGGAGACGCGGCCCGGCGTGGGCACGACGTTCCGGCTGCGCGTGCCGCTGACGATTACACTGCTGGACGCCATCGTCTTCGAGTGCGCCGGCGCGCGCTACGCGGTGGCGGTGTCGTGCGTGGAGGAGCTCTTCGAGGTGGACGCCTCCCGCGTGGTGCGTCCCCCGGGCGGCCGGGGCGTGGCCCTGGTGGAGCGGCGTGGACAGGCGGTGCCGCTGGTGTGGCTCGAGCGGCTGTTGGGGCAGGGGACGGCCAGCGCGGCCGACACCGTGCCCGCGCGGGCGCTGCTGGTGCGCCAGCGCGGGGAGCTGGTGGCCTTCGGCGTGGGGCGGCTGCTCGGGCAGCAGGAGATCGTCCTGCGCCCGCTGGAGGACCCGTTGGTGAAGGTGCCCGGGGTGTCGGGCGCCACGGACTTGGGTGATGGCCAGCCCACGCTGGTGTTGGACCTGCCCACGCTGGGCGCGTCGCGCCGGCAGGGGGGCGGGGGACGAGAGGAGCGCGCGACATGA
- a CDS encoding chemotaxis protein CheW, with protein MSVLHVVFKVDGAEYVLPASDVLQMESFNGATPVPGAPSHVAGLVQVRGRVIPVVDARRRFGLPPIERSLDTRVVVGQLGTRVVGLLVDSAREVLKVDPGQFKPPPPLVSEGAQGFVKAVAQVGPRLVMLIDFPRVIGEETPDGDARH; from the coding sequence ATGAGCGTGCTGCACGTGGTGTTCAAGGTGGATGGCGCCGAGTACGTGCTGCCGGCGTCGGATGTCCTCCAGATGGAGTCCTTCAACGGCGCCACGCCCGTGCCGGGCGCGCCCTCGCACGTGGCGGGGCTGGTGCAGGTGCGCGGGCGGGTCATCCCGGTGGTGGACGCGCGGCGCAGGTTCGGCCTGCCGCCCATCGAGCGCTCGCTCGACACGCGGGTGGTGGTGGGGCAGCTGGGCACGCGCGTGGTGGGGCTGCTCGTCGACAGCGCGCGCGAGGTGCTGAAGGTGGACCCGGGCCAGTTCAAGCCGCCGCCGCCGCTCGTCAGCGAGGGCGCGCAAGGTTTCGTGAAGGCCGTGGCGCAGGTGGGGCCGCGGCTGGTGATGCTCATCGATTTCCCCCGAGTCATCGGGGAGGAGACGCCGGATGGCGACGCAAGACACTGA
- a CDS encoding response regulator, whose product MAEVLVVDDSKVMRDMVVACLRPYPGLNFTHASSGLEAIERLSLSPYDLLVLDLNMPDIGGIEVVEFVRGQDKLRALPIIIVTTRGDEASRARALEAGANRFMTKPFTPDAILAEARGLLEETRA is encoded by the coding sequence ATGGCAGAGGTGCTCGTCGTCGATGACAGCAAGGTGATGCGGGACATGGTGGTGGCCTGCCTGCGGCCCTACCCGGGGCTGAACTTCACCCATGCCTCGAGCGGGTTGGAGGCCATCGAGCGGTTGTCGCTGAGCCCGTACGACCTGCTGGTGCTGGACCTGAACATGCCGGACATCGGAGGCATCGAGGTGGTGGAGTTCGTGCGGGGGCAGGACAAGCTGCGCGCGCTGCCCATCATCATCGTGACCACGCGGGGTGACGAGGCGTCGCGCGCGCGGGCGCTGGAGGCGGGCGCCAACCGCTTCATGACCAAACCCTTCACCCCCGACGCCATCCTCGCGGAGGCGCGGGGGCTGCTGGAAGAGACGCGGGCTTGA
- a CDS encoding methyl-accepting chemotaxis protein produces MATQDTDAPKGQDDARGLAERLARSLRESTTLLQELEAMASRVAGSGNEQAAGTEQVRAAIESVASHVEQTGLAVQSLVRTQRTVSDSSRQLQQESEATAGSVEEVSASVSSVRKDAAHLATEADTTAATLEQVSRSVKGVSSNAEDLAASSEELLASMTEMNATVADLVTRNQSGAASAEQVGATIEEMAKGIARLASDAQGVGERATQVAHAVGLLGRSLGDVARDSSSMASSVEEVAATAEELARSVRGVAESARVLETHATSNASAMEEVAASVEEVAATAEKNAAVVDANASTIEELARSAQSVAKAAETINGQAASGASASTQLETSTRRVAQMTEEARATADRVGTIAREGGATVGRSMAGFGRIRQSIVESSSVMKEMAKRAEEIGDIVQTINLIADRTNLLSLNASIEAARAGEHGRGFAVVAEEIRALADRAAAASSDVAKIVRGLQTTAREAAAATGEGMRAADEGSALASEAEKALTTILKGVDDLGQNVREVNRATGEQVQAAQALAQGNVRMSEQGRVIAASATEQAQAAQSLSQGGSEMRRMARQTMQASGEQARALRDVVRANGQLAEVSQKVARAVQEQAAASADLSKAAAQMRQLVQTVSNVVGTQSKETTGVSALAQDMASSTQRTLAGLSEQAKAAAEVTRAMDATRKEVAQSARGMAEQARALKQGEAASRQVAQLAGSVTRATDEQAQALVALVKGADEVRRVAKSTARALDEQAEVLGSLAVSAQRQATGIASVARASAEATQVTEGLARGVEEMRTRAREITVTTAQQVRAAAGNAAEVREVSNRLGQLSRMQVEQLESLSRMGGSRPPEPAGGVESTRERQA; encoded by the coding sequence ATGGCGACGCAAGACACTGACGCCCCCAAGGGGCAGGACGACGCGCGGGGCCTGGCCGAGCGCCTGGCCCGGAGCCTTCGCGAGAGCACCACGCTGCTGCAGGAGCTGGAGGCCATGGCCTCACGCGTGGCGGGCAGCGGCAACGAGCAGGCCGCCGGCACCGAGCAGGTGCGCGCCGCCATCGAATCGGTGGCGAGCCACGTGGAGCAGACGGGGCTGGCGGTGCAGTCGCTCGTGCGCACCCAGCGCACGGTGAGCGACTCCTCGCGCCAGCTGCAGCAGGAGTCGGAGGCGACGGCGGGCTCGGTGGAGGAGGTGAGCGCTTCGGTGTCGTCGGTGCGCAAGGACGCCGCCCACCTGGCGACGGAGGCGGACACCACCGCGGCCACGCTGGAGCAGGTGTCGCGCTCGGTGAAGGGCGTCAGCTCCAACGCCGAGGACCTGGCCGCCTCCAGCGAGGAGCTGCTCGCGTCCATGACGGAGATGAACGCCACCGTCGCGGACCTGGTGACGCGCAACCAGTCCGGCGCCGCCTCCGCCGAGCAGGTGGGCGCGACCATCGAGGAGATGGCCAAGGGCATCGCCCGGCTCGCCTCGGACGCGCAGGGCGTGGGCGAGCGCGCCACGCAGGTCGCCCACGCGGTGGGGCTGCTGGGCCGCTCGCTGGGGGACGTGGCGCGCGACTCCTCCTCCATGGCCTCCAGCGTGGAGGAGGTGGCCGCCACCGCGGAGGAGCTGGCGCGCAGCGTGCGCGGCGTGGCGGAGAGCGCGCGCGTGCTGGAGACGCACGCGACCTCCAACGCCTCCGCCATGGAGGAGGTGGCCGCCAGCGTGGAGGAGGTGGCCGCCACCGCGGAGAAGAACGCCGCCGTGGTGGACGCCAACGCCTCCACCATCGAAGAGCTCGCGCGCTCGGCCCAGTCGGTGGCCAAGGCCGCCGAGACCATCAACGGCCAGGCCGCCTCCGGCGCCTCGGCCTCCACCCAGCTGGAGACCTCCACGCGCCGCGTGGCGCAGATGACGGAGGAGGCCCGCGCCACCGCGGACCGGGTGGGCACCATCGCCCGCGAGGGCGGCGCCACGGTGGGGCGCTCCATGGCGGGCTTCGGCCGCATCCGTCAGTCCATCGTCGAGTCGTCGAGCGTGATGAAGGAGATGGCCAAGCGCGCCGAGGAGATTGGCGACATCGTCCAGACCATCAACCTCATCGCCGACCGCACCAACCTCTTGTCCCTCAACGCGAGCATCGAGGCGGCGCGCGCCGGGGAGCACGGCCGGGGCTTCGCGGTGGTGGCGGAGGAGATTCGCGCGCTGGCGGACCGGGCGGCGGCGGCCAGCTCGGACGTGGCGAAAATCGTGCGCGGGCTCCAGACGACGGCGCGCGAGGCGGCGGCCGCCACGGGCGAGGGCATGCGCGCCGCGGACGAGGGCTCGGCGCTGGCCTCTGAGGCGGAGAAGGCGCTGACCACCATCCTCAAGGGCGTGGATGACCTGGGGCAGAACGTGCGCGAGGTGAACCGCGCCACGGGCGAGCAGGTGCAGGCGGCGCAGGCGCTGGCGCAGGGCAACGTGCGGATGAGCGAGCAGGGCCGCGTCATCGCCGCGTCCGCGACGGAGCAGGCCCAGGCCGCGCAGTCCCTGTCCCAGGGCGGCTCGGAGATGCGGCGCATGGCGCGCCAGACGATGCAGGCCTCCGGGGAGCAGGCGCGCGCGCTGCGCGACGTGGTGCGCGCCAACGGGCAGCTCGCGGAGGTCTCCCAGAAGGTGGCGCGCGCGGTGCAGGAGCAGGCCGCCGCGTCGGCGGACCTGTCCAAGGCCGCGGCGCAGATGCGCCAGCTGGTGCAGACCGTCAGCAACGTGGTGGGGACGCAGAGCAAGGAGACGACGGGCGTGAGCGCGCTGGCACAGGACATGGCCAGCTCCACGCAGCGCACGCTGGCGGGCCTGTCCGAGCAGGCCAAGGCGGCGGCGGAGGTGACGCGGGCCATGGACGCCACGCGCAAGGAGGTGGCCCAGTCCGCGCGCGGCATGGCGGAGCAGGCGCGCGCGCTCAAGCAGGGCGAGGCGGCCAGCCGCCAGGTGGCGCAGCTGGCGGGCTCGGTGACGCGGGCCACCGACGAGCAGGCCCAGGCGCTCGTCGCGCTGGTGAAGGGCGCGGACGAGGTGCGCCGGGTGGCCAAGAGCACGGCGCGCGCGCTGGACGAGCAGGCGGAGGTGCTGGGCTCGCTGGCGGTGTCCGCGCAGCGGCAGGCCACCGGCATCGCCTCCGTGGCGCGCGCCAGCGCGGAGGCCACCCAGGTGACGGAGGGGCTGGCCCGGGGCGTGGAGGAGATGCGCACGCGGGCGCGGGAAATCACCGTCACCACCGCGCAGCAGGTGCGCGCCGCGGCGGGCAACGCGGCCGAGGTGCGCGAGGTGTCCAACCGGCTGGGGCAGCTGTCGCGGATGCAGGTGGAGCAGCTGGAGAGCCTGTCCCGGATGGGGGGCTCGAGGCCCCCCGAGCCGGCGGGCGGCGTCGAGTCGACGAGGGAGCGGCAGGCATGA
- a CDS encoding di-heme oxidoredictase family protein: protein MKHAVGLGLLLALLGATAACGDSGAPPSITPPGEPPPEPPPPEPPPPPRFDVVEEGEDHPGGATSVTVTGRGAFTQPAANLSLARRSEFFVGESVFEADWVRAPSNSQQDRDGLGPLFHSVSCLACHLGNGRGRPPEGDEVADTLLVRLSVPGTGPHGEPVPEPTYGDQLQPRGIPGVPAEGQARVEWTEIAGTFADGEPYTLQSPTLVLTDLAHGPLSADTMTSARVAQNMVGLGLLAAIPNETLLAWADPDDADGDGVSGRVNRVWNGRTNRVALGRFGWKANQPDIEHQNASALLGDLGLTTTLFPKDTCTQAQAVCLAAPQGGEPEVTDRQLMALDFYSHTVALPTREGVDNAQVLQGKAVFHRVGCARCHKPSVTTGTLEGYPELSGQLIWPYSDLLLHDLGDGLADGRPDFLANGREWRTPPLWGLGLTRTVSGHSRLLHDGRARTPLEAVLWHGGEAESSREKVKALSRGEREALVAFLDSL from the coding sequence GTGAAACACGCCGTCGGTCTGGGTCTGCTGTTGGCGCTCCTCGGGGCCACCGCCGCGTGCGGCGACTCCGGGGCCCCGCCCTCCATCACGCCTCCGGGTGAGCCGCCCCCCGAGCCGCCTCCTCCCGAGCCGCCCCCTCCGCCCCGCTTCGACGTGGTGGAAGAGGGGGAGGACCACCCCGGCGGAGCCACCAGCGTGACGGTGACGGGAAGGGGCGCCTTCACCCAGCCGGCGGCCAACCTCAGCCTGGCCCGGCGCTCGGAGTTCTTCGTGGGCGAGTCCGTCTTCGAGGCGGACTGGGTGCGCGCGCCCAGCAACTCGCAGCAGGACCGGGACGGCCTGGGGCCCCTGTTCCACTCCGTCTCGTGTCTCGCCTGCCACCTGGGCAACGGCCGCGGCCGTCCGCCCGAGGGCGACGAGGTGGCGGACACGCTGCTCGTGCGCCTGTCCGTGCCGGGCACCGGCCCCCACGGCGAGCCCGTGCCCGAGCCCACCTATGGAGACCAGCTCCAGCCCCGGGGCATTCCCGGCGTGCCTGCGGAGGGACAGGCGCGGGTGGAGTGGACCGAAATCGCCGGCACCTTCGCGGACGGCGAGCCCTACACGCTCCAGTCGCCCACGCTGGTGCTGACGGACCTGGCCCACGGGCCCCTGTCCGCGGACACGATGACGTCCGCGCGCGTGGCCCAGAACATGGTGGGCCTGGGCCTCCTGGCCGCCATCCCCAACGAGACACTGCTGGCGTGGGCGGACCCGGACGACGCGGACGGCGACGGCGTGTCGGGCCGGGTCAACCGCGTGTGGAACGGGCGCACGAACCGCGTGGCGCTGGGCCGCTTCGGGTGGAAGGCGAACCAGCCGGACATCGAGCACCAGAACGCGTCCGCGCTGCTCGGCGACCTGGGCCTCACCACCACGCTGTTCCCGAAGGACACGTGCACCCAGGCGCAGGCCGTGTGCCTCGCGGCGCCCCAGGGCGGCGAGCCCGAGGTGACGGACCGGCAGCTGATGGCGCTCGACTTCTACTCGCACACGGTGGCGCTCCCCACGCGCGAAGGCGTCGACAACGCCCAGGTGCTCCAGGGCAAGGCCGTGTTCCACCGCGTGGGCTGCGCCCGGTGCCACAAGCCGTCGGTCACCACCGGCACGCTGGAGGGCTACCCGGAGCTGTCCGGGCAGCTCATCTGGCCGTACTCGGACCTCTTGCTGCATGACCTGGGCGACGGGCTCGCGGACGGACGTCCGGACTTCCTCGCCAACGGCCGCGAGTGGCGCACCCCGCCCTTGTGGGGCCTGGGGCTGACGCGGACGGTGAGCGGTCACTCGCGCCTCTTGCATGACGGACGGGCGCGCACGCCGCTGGAGGCCGTGCTCTGGCACGGGGGCGAGGCCGAGTCCTCGCGCGAGAAGGTGAAGGCGCTCTCTCGCGGGGAGCGCGAGGCGCTGGTGGCCTTCCTCGACTCGCTCTGA